The window AATCCTCTGCTTTTACTTTCCAAATATACCATTTTGTTACAAACACTCCGGATTTGATTGCATGCTTGTGCCTGTAGTAGCAGCACCTGGTTTAGCATCAGGACTAATTCCCCTAGGAGACAGATTGGCTGTCCGTTTTAATCCTAGTGCTAACTATAACAAAAGTTTAGGGCTGGGCTGCTACAGCTTTGAAGTAACAGAGCCATCAATTATCTTAGAAAGACTGACTACATTCTTAATTTTTTCTGACACTTGCTATTCTTTTTACATCTGTGAATTTAGTTTAGCAGCCTAATATTTGAAGACTATCCAAATAAGTAACACAGGATGAATTATCAGTCATTGGAACACGTAATCAGGGCACTGTCCTATTTTTCTGTTCCTCCTATCTAGGGTACATTGTTTAACACATTTACAAAGTTTCTTGAAATTGTAAAGTTACTTTCATTTTCCacaaaaaggcctggcatggccagatggttaaggcgctcgatccGTAATCTGAGGgcggcgggtttgaatccccgtcacaccagacatgctctccctttagccgtgggagcgttacaatgtgacaaccaaccccactattcgttggtaaaagagtagcccaagagttggcggtaggtggtgatgactagctgcacactgctaaattagggacgactagcgcagataatcctcgtgtatctttgcgtgaaatgccaaaaaacaaacaatcttccacAATAACATGAAAACAGTAGCTCATGGAGACTGCCATGTTGAAACAATGAAGTGTGAGTGGTTAATTAGTGATTCAAAGCCACCTGTGAGTCATATGTGTAActatgattaattacaaaatgttttaaatacatataataataataattcaaatgcCTATTACTACTTAATGTGTATATAGTTTTCAAAACcattacattattgtattttttcaacATCTGGCAACTACTCTATTTACTGTAACCTAAAGACATTGGTCCTTtcaagttgtgtgtgtgtgtgtgtgtgttttatcatagcaaagccacgtcgggctaccTGCTGACCCTTAAGTTGTCCAACACAgcctaaaatattttcttccaatGGCTCACGTAGTACGAacaatcacaaaaataaaaatgtgttgatAGTGTTATACAACAAAATAAGTCTGTTACATTTATCACTAGTATAAAAGCCTGTCAAATAATGGCGGGAACCATTGTAGaatgattaatgaaaattatagaatttaactAAAACGCATTTTCTGTACCTCCAAAATGCACTTATTTTATCAGTATTTCAAAACTATGCACTTACTTTCGTTTTCTACAAAGGGCAGTTGCCGCCAACTCCTTGTACCACTTGTCAAGGTTTATTGTACTGTgtctattatatacatattattttttgtcTCGAAATTTAGATAAGAAAAATCGACCTTAGTAAGTTTTATTCTGATGTTTGAAATTCCATTTTAAAAATCCAACTTTGTATTGTACTCGCACAATATTATAAACGTTTCACAAAGTTGCTAGTAGTAACCGTCAAAcacacaaggtatatatatatcttcagatGACAATTAACAGTAGAATTACAGATGGTGTCTGACTTTGTCGATTTTTTTAACGCATTCTTCAAAACTAATTACGAACTAAATTCCTTGTGGGTAATGAATTTTTGGTTACAGACCTAATAACAAGTGattatgcaaaaaacaaaacaacaaactatgTAGTAATTAATTACAGTTAGGATTTCCtgtgaaatttgtaaaaaaaaaaaaggatacacaaaatacacagaAGACctgaaattaatttacaaatcaTGAATAAGATGGATACATAGTTTCTGAACCAACTCTCTAAacgtttattttcaataatgatTCCGTTACGAAATAAGAATCAACATTACCTTTTGAACAAGTAAAATCAGTGACTCCCAATTACATTTGTCTCAAAAATATCCGGATAGATTTAACGAGgtcattgttttgaatttattaaatatttgctaATCCATATTATTATGGATAAagacaatttcattttttgtGATTAGTGCAAAATATTAAAGTACATTTCTGtacagatatttgtacaaattatttaagaatttcatcaaaacaagccatCTGTACAAGCACGGAACTTCAGCCGATTAGATTTCCTACCTAAGCTACCATGCATAACTGACCAGTACATGAGATACACCAGCTATACTGACCAGCAAAGGttaaaaaaaatgcaacaaaGATTCCTCTACCTCTCTCACAATTTTGAATCGGCGACTTCTCCAGGGTCCTTAAGCGCTGATTTTCTCTGTTCAATGGCGTTAGCTAACTTTCGTCTAGGCCCAAGAGGAAGACCTAGGTTCTTCAGGTCTTCGTCTGTAAGGAGCATTAAGGACTCCAGGTCGATTTTCTCCTTAGAGAACAGAGGGATGTAGTTGTTTAGCCCACTAGCTGCCAGGAATAAAATGATTGGTGCGGTATCTGTTTCATCATCATCAAGGTTCAGTTCATCTTCATCCCAGGGAGTCTTCTGGTTTCTGTGCGCCAAACTTCCCGCACTCCCGATGCTGTCACTTCCGCTACCCCGGCGTGTGTGGGAGCCATTGTCACTGTCATACTCTTCCCCTTCACCAACCCCATTCTGGTATTTAGGAAGTGTCAGCAACGCTCCCGAAATGGAATTTCTAAAAGCAACGCTTCCAAATCCCGGTCTTTCGAAAATACTCGGGGGTTCGGCCAATGCCACCTCTTCGTCTATTCCAGAATCCCCCGTGTAGAGCAGGTCAGGTTCACTGGCAGCACGTGACAAGTGATCGCCAGTTTTATTGAACACATCTTTCATATGTTTCCTTTGACTACCAGACGACATACTTTGGGAATCGTATTTTGGAACATACATCACTTCGGAATCCCTTCTAAGTCCAGACAGGGATCGCACTGACTGCTTGCCATCAGTTTCCAGTTCTCTGACCTTGAAGTCGCCACCTGCCACCTGTTTCTTCTGCTGAACTTTTCTAGACACCGCACCCAGACCTTTCTTCAGACTTATACTAGAGTTGTTCTGGTTGCTGTTCACGATGTCCGAATATTTGGgagaactgatatacaagagtcTGGAGTCTTTTCGGAGAGACTGACCAATTCCAGCAACGGAAGAACGGGGTCCAGTGCTATGCACCTGAATCTCGACCCCAGACATTCTCTGTCTCTGCCTTTCCAACTGCTTTTCAGACTTCTCTGCTTGTTTGGTCGCCTTCTTCTGGATTTTCTGGAAGTGCTTTACCCGTTTCTCGGTATCTCGTACTGCCTTTTCCTTCATTTTCTGGGTTGTTTTAGGATTTTCCATGCTCTGCCGACTAAGCACTTGATCCAGGAACTTAAGAATTTCATTTCTTTGATTAATAGCCGCTATGTCCTTTGCTGTGTGGAAGTCATTGTCCATTGCCCACAGGTTGACCCCAAAGTTTACAAGAAAGGACACACAATTCATGTGCCCGTTAGCAGTAGCGCAGTGGAGAGCAGTATTGCCAAAATAATCACACTTGTCGGGATCACCCCTGAAAAAGAACGATCGAAATCAATAAAAGAGTAAACATGGTTCTAAGCCTAttctaaataaaacacaactcATAAATTGGACAGCAATATGCATGAATATGTAAACATGTAAAGTAATATCAAATGCTACTAAACAGTGTGTAAACAGATTATGGGAAAATGTGGAACtgagaaatcaaaacaaaaaaattaataaaattccaTTTAATGACGCTAACGTATTTACgaagtttaaatataaaagacGAGCGCATAACTCAGaagataaaatgtaattaaaaggtTTGATACTGAATAAATTTGTGCGTCAAACAATGTACAAAAGGAAACTGTTGATGAGTCTTTTAAGGTTTTCGATTAAGAagaatatatattgatatttaaaccACACTATGTCCACTGCAGAGGATCATTACTCCAAAGGTCATTACATCAgttgtaatactgttattttttaattaagcacaaagctgcaccatgggctatctgtgctctgcccaccacgggaatctAAACTCAGtttccacagacatactgctgtaccacttaGGGACccaattataatacaatatacataaatATCTATGGTCGGAACGCTATTCatataatttcaattattaatattttagaaaatctaATAACCTAaaattagtataattatttaattttctggcAGTGTGACAagtataatattacaaataattaatctaTGGTAAAAAAGAAATGCCAAAGAAATTCTTAATTTATCATGTAAACAAAGCATGAAAACTATGCATTGAACATGAATTGCCTTGTTATTAAGGTAACTTAGAACAAAATGTggattttagaatatatttactgtatatttcAAAAGTAACTACACTGTGTTGATAGAtttagtacgttatattaaaactattttgaagtTTCCAAATAATTTGTAATCTAGTAACAGTAAGTTCATTTTAAAGTAGTTTGGCAAATCATGAGTTTAGATCACATAAGAATCACGTATCAAAAAAGCGACACTTAATGGCCACAGCCTGCAATCATTGTCGATACATCAACAATCAACATATCTATACGACAGTctaacacaatatattttaatatcgtaaaaagaaataatttatacaatGCTTTTTATACACTCCACCAAAATTACACATAAAAGAAAACTGTCAAAGTTCACATCGATACAAAACAGGTCCCATGGTTCTTTCAGATGTTCGATTACCAAAAAACACTTATTTGTTTAAAGGTaatttgaatacaataatgtTTCACCATTTTAAACATCTCCAACGGTCTAAACGGGTTTAAATACCCTATTACTTCGTCTTCCGCTGgtacggatttccaacgctatAATCAAGTGTTCatttccactcggtggactcagcagaaggCCCGAAGCGGCTTTACttac of the Tachypleus tridentatus isolate NWPU-2018 chromosome 13, ASM421037v1, whole genome shotgun sequence genome contains:
- the Sans gene encoding SAM_USH1G_HARP domain-containing protein Sans isoform X3, which translates into the protein MNCVSFLVNFGVNLWAMDNDFHTAKDIAAINQRNEILKFLDQVLSRQSMENPKTTQKMKEKAVRDTEKRVKHFQKIQKKATKQAEKSEKQLERQRQRMSGVEIQVHSTGPRSSVAGIGQSLRKDSRLLYISSPKYSDIVNSNQNNSSISLKKGLGAVSRKVQQKKQVAGGDFKVRELETDGKQSVRSLSGLRRDSEVMYVPKYDSQSMSSGSQRKHMKDVFNKTGDHLSRAASEPDLLYTGDSGIDEEVALAEPPSIFERPGFGSVAFRNSISGALLTLPKYQNGVGEGEEYDSDNGSHTRRGSGSDSIGSAGSLAHRNQKTPWDEDELNLDDDETDTAPIILFLAASGLNNYIPLFSKEKIDLESLMLLTDEDLKNLGLPLGPRRKLANAIEQRKSALKDPGEVADSKL
- the Sans gene encoding SAM_USH1G_HARP domain-containing protein Sans isoform X1, which translates into the protein MSILDKDKFHRAARDGYLDLLREATRKDCNSQDEDGMTPTLWAAYYGQLEALRLLVGRGGDPDKCDYFGNTALHCATANGHMNCVSFLVNFGVNLWAMDNDFHTAKDIAAINQRNEILKFLDQVLSRQSMENPKTTQKMKEKAVRDTEKRVKHFQKIQKKATKQAEKSEKQLERQRQRMSGVEIQVHSTGPRSSVAGIGQSLRKDSRLLYISSPKYSDIVNSNQNNSSISLKKGLGAVSRKVQQKKQVAGGDFKVRELETDGKQSVRSLSGLRRDSEVMYVPKYDSQSMSSGSQRKHMKDVFNKTGDHLSRAASEPDLLYTGDSGIDEEVALAEPPSIFERPGFGSVAFRNSISGALLTLPKYQNGVGEGEEYDSDNGSHTRRGSGSDSIGSAGSLAHRNQKTPWDEDELNLDDDETDTAPIILFLAASGLNNYIPLFSKEKIDLESLMLLTDEDLKNLGLPLGPRRKLANAIEQRKSALKDPGEVADSKL
- the Sans gene encoding SAM_USH1G_HARP domain-containing protein Sans isoform X2, with translation MKGDPDKCDYFGNTALHCATANGHMNCVSFLVNFGVNLWAMDNDFHTAKDIAAINQRNEILKFLDQVLSRQSMENPKTTQKMKEKAVRDTEKRVKHFQKIQKKATKQAEKSEKQLERQRQRMSGVEIQVHSTGPRSSVAGIGQSLRKDSRLLYISSPKYSDIVNSNQNNSSISLKKGLGAVSRKVQQKKQVAGGDFKVRELETDGKQSVRSLSGLRRDSEVMYVPKYDSQSMSSGSQRKHMKDVFNKTGDHLSRAASEPDLLYTGDSGIDEEVALAEPPSIFERPGFGSVAFRNSISGALLTLPKYQNGVGEGEEYDSDNGSHTRRGSGSDSIGSAGSLAHRNQKTPWDEDELNLDDDETDTAPIILFLAASGLNNYIPLFSKEKIDLESLMLLTDEDLKNLGLPLGPRRKLANAIEQRKSALKDPGEVADSKL